The following are encoded in a window of Castanea sativa cultivar Marrone di Chiusa Pesio chromosome 9, ASM4071231v1 genomic DNA:
- the LOC142608897 gene encoding uncharacterized protein LOC142608897: MKNSRRSLPLTMPRKLGLLQNNYEGTKTVKNFKLQRLTTSFEEIRMDEDESFDELYAKLKDIVNLAFNLGEQILEPKIVRKILRSLPKRFNAKIIVIEESKDLDSIPLTELIGNLQTYELGLARVGKGKNIP, from the coding sequence ATGAAGAATTCAAGAAGATCTCTTCCATTGACAATGCCAAGGAAGCTTGGACTTCTTCAAAATAATTATGAGGGTACTAAAACTGTTAAGAACTTTAAGCTCCAAAGGCTCACTACCAGTTTTGAGGAAATTAGGATGGATGAGGACGAATCATTTGATGAATtatatgccaagctcaaggacatagtgaatttagccttcaatcttggagaaCAAATTCTGGAGCCTAAGATTGTTAGAAAGATCCTCAGATCTCTTCCAAAAAGATTCAATGCCAAGATCATTGTcattgaagaatcaaaagaCCTTGACTCTATTCCTTTAACAGAATTGATTGGgaacttgcaaacctatgaactAGGGTTAGCAAGGGTTGGCAAAGGAAAGAACATTCCTTGA